From Desmodus rotundus isolate HL8 chromosome 12, HLdesRot8A.1, whole genome shotgun sequence, one genomic window encodes:
- the OLFM3 gene encoding noelin-3 isoform X2, whose protein sequence is MQATSSLLNLLLLSLLAGLDPSKTQISPKEGWQVYSSAQDPDGRCICTVVAPEQNLCSRDAKSRQLRQLLEKVQNMSQSIEVLNLRTQRDFQYVLKMETQMKGLKAKFRQIEDDRKTLMTKHFQELKEKMDELLPLVPVLEQYKTDARLITQFKEEIRNLSAVLTGIQEEIGAYDYEELHQRVLSLETRLRDCMKKLTCGKLMKITGPITIKTSGTRFGAWMTDPLASEKNNRVWYMDSYTNNKIVREYKSMADFVSGAESRTYNLPFKWAGTNHVVYNGSLYFNKYQSNIIIKYSFDLGRVLAQRSLEYAGFQNVYPYTWGGFSDIDLMADEIGLWAVYATNQNAGNIVISQLNQDTLEVTKSWNTGYPKRSAGESFMICGTLYVTNSHLTGAKVYYSYSTKTSTYEYTDIPFHNQYFHISMLDYNARDRALYAWNNGHQVLFNVTLFHIIKTEDDT, encoded by the exons ACTCAGATTAGTCCCAAGGAAGGATGGCAAGTGTACAGCTCTGCACAGGACCCCGACGGGCGGTGCATCTGCACCGTGGTCGCTCCGGAGCAGAACCTGTGTTCCCGGGATGCCAAAAGCAGGCAGCTCCGCCAACTGCTCGAAAAG GTTCAGAATATGTCCCAGTCTATTGAAGTCTTAAACTTGAGAACGCAGAGAGATTTCCAATACGTTCTAAAAATGGAAACCCAAATGAAAGGGCTGAAGGCCAAGTTTCGGCAGATTGAAGATGATCGGAAGACACTAATGACCAAGCATTTTCAA GAGCTGAAGGAGAAGATGGACGAGCTGCTGCCCTTGGTCCCCGTGCTGGAGCAGTACAAAACGGACGCCAGGCTCATCACCCAGTTCAAGGAGGAGATCCGGAACCTGTCCGCCGTCCTCACGGGCATCCAGGAGGAGATCGGAGCCTACGACTACGAGGAGCTGCACCAGCGGGTGCTCAGCCTGGAGACCAGGCTCCGCGACTGCATGAAGAAGCTGA CATGTGGCAAACTGATGAAAATCACAGGCCCGATTACCATCAAGACATCCGGAACCCGCTTTGGTGCCTGGATGACTGACCCTCTAGCATCTGAGAAAAACAACAGA gtCTGGTACATGGACAGTTACACTAACAACAAAATTGTCCGCGAGTACAAATCGATGGCGGACTTTGTCAGTGGGGCGGAGTCCAGGACATACAACCTCCCTTTCAAATGGGCAGGAACTAACCACGTGGTGTACAATGGCTCCCTCTATTTCAACAAGTATCAGAGTAACATCATCATCAAATACAGCTTTGACCTGGGCAGGGTGCTCGCCCAGCGAAGCCTGGAGTACGCCGGCTTTCAGAACGTCTACCCCTACACGTGGGGGGGTTTCTCCGACATCGACCTCATGGCGGACGAAATCGGGCTGTGGGCCGTGTATGCCACTAACCAGAATGCAGGCAACATTGTCATCAGTCAGCTGAACCAAGACACCTTGGAGGTGACGAAGAGCTGGAACACCGGCTACCCCAAGAGGAGTGCAGGGGAGTCGTTCATGATCTGTGGGACGCTCTATGTCACCAACTCACACTTAACCGGAGCCAAGGTGTATTATTCCTATTCCACCAAAACCTCCACATACGAGTACACAGACATCCCCTTCCATAACCAATACTTTCACATCTCCATGCTCGACTACAATGCCAGGGATAGAGCTCTTTATGCCTGGAACAATGGTCACCAGGTCCTGTTCAATGTCACCCTTTTCCACATCATTAAGACGGAGGATGACACATAA
- the OLFM3 gene encoding noelin-3 isoform X1, with protein MSPPLLKLGAVLSSLAMISNWMSQMLPSRVGLNGTRLWTPDTLTQISPKEGWQVYSSAQDPDGRCICTVVAPEQNLCSRDAKSRQLRQLLEKVQNMSQSIEVLNLRTQRDFQYVLKMETQMKGLKAKFRQIEDDRKTLMTKHFQELKEKMDELLPLVPVLEQYKTDARLITQFKEEIRNLSAVLTGIQEEIGAYDYEELHQRVLSLETRLRDCMKKLTCGKLMKITGPITIKTSGTRFGAWMTDPLASEKNNRVWYMDSYTNNKIVREYKSMADFVSGAESRTYNLPFKWAGTNHVVYNGSLYFNKYQSNIIIKYSFDLGRVLAQRSLEYAGFQNVYPYTWGGFSDIDLMADEIGLWAVYATNQNAGNIVISQLNQDTLEVTKSWNTGYPKRSAGESFMICGTLYVTNSHLTGAKVYYSYSTKTSTYEYTDIPFHNQYFHISMLDYNARDRALYAWNNGHQVLFNVTLFHIIKTEDDT; from the exons ACTCAGATTAGTCCCAAGGAAGGATGGCAAGTGTACAGCTCTGCACAGGACCCCGACGGGCGGTGCATCTGCACCGTGGTCGCTCCGGAGCAGAACCTGTGTTCCCGGGATGCCAAAAGCAGGCAGCTCCGCCAACTGCTCGAAAAG GTTCAGAATATGTCCCAGTCTATTGAAGTCTTAAACTTGAGAACGCAGAGAGATTTCCAATACGTTCTAAAAATGGAAACCCAAATGAAAGGGCTGAAGGCCAAGTTTCGGCAGATTGAAGATGATCGGAAGACACTAATGACCAAGCATTTTCAA GAGCTGAAGGAGAAGATGGACGAGCTGCTGCCCTTGGTCCCCGTGCTGGAGCAGTACAAAACGGACGCCAGGCTCATCACCCAGTTCAAGGAGGAGATCCGGAACCTGTCCGCCGTCCTCACGGGCATCCAGGAGGAGATCGGAGCCTACGACTACGAGGAGCTGCACCAGCGGGTGCTCAGCCTGGAGACCAGGCTCCGCGACTGCATGAAGAAGCTGA CATGTGGCAAACTGATGAAAATCACAGGCCCGATTACCATCAAGACATCCGGAACCCGCTTTGGTGCCTGGATGACTGACCCTCTAGCATCTGAGAAAAACAACAGA gtCTGGTACATGGACAGTTACACTAACAACAAAATTGTCCGCGAGTACAAATCGATGGCGGACTTTGTCAGTGGGGCGGAGTCCAGGACATACAACCTCCCTTTCAAATGGGCAGGAACTAACCACGTGGTGTACAATGGCTCCCTCTATTTCAACAAGTATCAGAGTAACATCATCATCAAATACAGCTTTGACCTGGGCAGGGTGCTCGCCCAGCGAAGCCTGGAGTACGCCGGCTTTCAGAACGTCTACCCCTACACGTGGGGGGGTTTCTCCGACATCGACCTCATGGCGGACGAAATCGGGCTGTGGGCCGTGTATGCCACTAACCAGAATGCAGGCAACATTGTCATCAGTCAGCTGAACCAAGACACCTTGGAGGTGACGAAGAGCTGGAACACCGGCTACCCCAAGAGGAGTGCAGGGGAGTCGTTCATGATCTGTGGGACGCTCTATGTCACCAACTCACACTTAACCGGAGCCAAGGTGTATTATTCCTATTCCACCAAAACCTCCACATACGAGTACACAGACATCCCCTTCCATAACCAATACTTTCACATCTCCATGCTCGACTACAATGCCAGGGATAGAGCTCTTTATGCCTGGAACAATGGTCACCAGGTCCTGTTCAATGTCACCCTTTTCCACATCATTAAGACGGAGGATGACACATAA